The segment GAAACGCTCAAGCCGCTTGATTCGATGCGCGATTCGTTTCAGTTGCTTAAAGGGCTGGACATGGAAGTCGCCGAAGGCAAGCAGGACGGTGGTGGCGACCACGCTCGCGGCAACGGAACTTTCCTGACCGGCGTCCGTCTCAACAAAAGTGCGACTGATATTCGCGCCGGCGTTTCGATCGACCAGATCATCGCCAACGGAGTCAGCGGGCAGACTCGATTCCCTTCACTGGAACTTGCCTCCGATCCGGTTCGTCAGGCAAGTGGTTGTGACTCAGGGTATTCATGTGCGTATCAGTACAACATTTCGTGGAAGTCCGAATCGACACCGATGGCGACGGAGAACAATCCGCGGCTGGTATTCGAGCGGCTTTTTGGAGCCGGGAATCCTGGGCAACGAGTCAAAAATCTGCAGCAGCGGCGTGAAGAGCAACGAAGCATTCTGGATTTCGTGATGGAAGACACGCGATCGATGACTCGGCGACTGCAGCGATCCGACAAGCAGAAACTTGACGAGTACCTTTCGGGCGTTCGGGAGCTGGAACGTCGAATCCAGAAAGCCGAATCGTTTGGCGACCCCAAAGATCCTGGCATCGAGACACCGGTTGGCATTCCGCCGTCTCACACGGAATACGTGAACCTGATGTACGACTTGATGGTGTTGGCGTTCCAGACGGATTCGACACGAGTCTGCTCTTTGATGCTCGGTCACGACGGTGATAACCGCTCTTACGATTTCATTGGGATTTCTGAAGGCCATCACGATTTGAGCCATCACCAGAACAAAGAGGACCGCGTTGAAAAAGTGAAGCAAATTGATTTGTGGTACGTCCAACAGTTTGCGAAGTTTCTGCAGAAGCTGGAAAACACAAAAGACGTGGACGGCAATTCAATTCTGCACAACTCGATGGTGCTTTTCGGAAGCGGCAACGCCGACGGAAACCGGCATACCCATTCCGATTTGCCGATCGTTCTTGCCGGTAGCGGCGGAGGCCGGTTGACTCCGGGACGGTTCGTTGATCACAAAAGTAAGCCGCTTTCCAAT is part of the Mariniblastus fucicola genome and harbors:
- a CDS encoding DUF1552 domain-containing protein; this translates as MNNSRRNFLRGLGACVALPAMQSMMARPLIGAVGGVGAAPIATTATGAPLRTAFLSFPNGAIPNSWWPDETGKNYAISETLKPLDSMRDSFQLLKGLDMEVAEGKQDGGGDHARGNGTFLTGVRLNKSATDIRAGVSIDQIIANGVSGQTRFPSLELASDPVRQASGCDSGYSCAYQYNISWKSESTPMATENNPRLVFERLFGAGNPGQRVKNLQQRREEQRSILDFVMEDTRSMTRRLQRSDKQKLDEYLSGVRELERRIQKAESFGDPKDPGIETPVGIPPSHTEYVNLMYDLMVLAFQTDSTRVCSLMLGHDGDNRSYDFIGISEGHHDLSHHQNKEDRVEKVKQIDLWYVQQFAKFLQKLENTKDVDGNSILHNSMVLFGSGNADGNRHTHSDLPIVLAGSGGGRLTPGRFVDHKSKPLSNLYVTLAQQMGVESLERFGDSTGAISDI